Proteins encoded by one window of Xenopus tropicalis strain Nigerian chromosome 6, UCB_Xtro_10.0, whole genome shotgun sequence:
- the yes1 gene encoding tyrosine-protein kinase Yes, with translation MGCIKSKEDKGPSIKYRTEPKPDSGSQYGGDPTQATQSPGIKGPAPNFNSHSMTPFGGSSGITPFGGASSIFSPTPVPYPGGLTGGVTVFVALYDYEARTTEDLSFRKGERFQIINNTEGDWWEARSIATGKTGYIPSNYVAPADSIQAEEWYFGKMGRKDAERLLLNPGNQRGTFLVRESETTKGAYSLSIRDWDEVRGDNVKHYKIRKLDNGGYYITTRAQFESLQKLVKHYSEHADGLCYRLTTVCPTVKPQTQGLSKDAWEIPRESLRLDVKLGQGCFGEVWIGTWNGTTKVAIKTLKPGTMMPEAFLQEAQIMKKLRHDKLVPLYAVVSEEPIYIVTEYMTKGSLLDFLKEGDGKYLKLPQLVDMAAQIADGMAYIERMNYIHRDLRAANILVGDNLVCKIADFGLARLIEDNEYTARQGAKFPIKWTAPEAALYGRFTIKSDVWSFGILLTELVTKGRVPYPGMVNREVLEQVERGYRMPCPQGCPESLHELMKLCWKKDPDERPTFEYIQSFLEDYFTATEPQYQPGDNL, from the exons ATGGGCTGTATAAAAAGTAAGGAAGACAAAGGACCATCTATAAAGTACAGAACAGAGCCCAAGCCTGATTCAGGAAGCCAGTATGGAGGTGACCCAACACAAGCAACACAATCACCTGGAATTAAAGGACCAGCACCCAATTTTAATAGTCATTCCATGACACCATTTGGCGGTTCTTCAGGAATAACCCCTTTTGGAGGAGCATCATCCATATTTTCACCAACACCAGTCCCATACCCTGGGGGATTAAcag GTGGCGTTACAGTTTTTGTGGCCTTATATGATTATGAAGCTAGAACAACAGAAGATCTGTCCTTTAGAAAAGGTGAAAGGTTCCAGATAATAAACAACAC GGAGGGCGACTGGTGGGAAGCGAGATCAATAGCCACTGGAAAAACTGGTTACATACCCAGTAACTATGTCGCTCCTGCTGACTCCATACAAGCTGAAGA ATGGTATTTTGGCAAAATGGGAAGAAAAGATGCAGAAAGATTACTGTTAAACCCAGGGAACCAAAGGGGAACATTTTTAGTGCGAGAAAGCGAAACCACTAAAG GAGCCTACTCTCTTTCCATCCGTGACTGGGATGAAGTGAGGGGTGATAATGTGAAACACTATAAAATCAGGAAACTTGATAATGGAGGATACTACATCACAACACGAGCACAGTTTGAATCTCTCCAGAAATTGGTTAAACACTACTCTG AGCATGCTGATGGATTGTGCTATAGATTAACCACAGTATGCCCAACTGTAAAACCACAAACCCAAGGACTATCTAAGGATGCTTGGGAAATACCTCGAGAATCTTTGCGGCTTGATGTTAAGTTGGGCCAAGGATGCTTTGGTGAAGTCTGGATAG gaaCTTGGAATGGAACAACAAAAGTAGCAATCAAAACACTAAAACCAGGGACAATGATGCCTGAAGCTTTCTTGCAAGAagcacaaatcatgaaaaaactcAGGCATGACAAATTGGTCCCCCTTTACGCTGTTGTTTCAGAAGAGCCAATCTACATAGTCACTGAATACATGACAAAGG GTAGTCTGCTGGACTTTCTTAAAGAAGGTGATGGAAAGTATTTAAAACTGCCACAACTCGTTGACATGGCTGCACAG atTGCAGATGGCATGGCTTATATTGAAAGGATGAATTATATTCACAGAGACCTCAGGGCTGCTAATATTCTTGTTGGAGACAATCTTGTATGTAAAATTGCTGACTTTGGTTTGGCAAGATTAATAGAAGACAATGAATACACTGCAAGGCAAG GAGCAAAATTTCCAATCAAATGGACTGCACCTGAGGCTGCTTTATATGGTCGATTCACCATTAAATCCGATGTGTGGTCATTTGGAATCCTCCTAACTGAGTTGGTCACCAAAGGGAGAGTTCCTTATCCTG GCATGGTAAACCGGGAAGTTTTGGAGCAGGTAGAGCGGGGCTACAGAATGCCTTGCCCTCAGGGCTGCCCAGAATCTCTTCACGAGTTGATGAAGCTGTGCTGGAAGAAGGACCCTGATGAAAGACCAACCTTTGAATATATTCAGTCATTTTTAGAAGACTACTTTACTGCAACAGAGCCACAGTACCAGCCTGGGGACAATCTATAA